One Actinomycetota bacterium genomic window, TACCCGTCGACCGACCAGTCCTCGCGCCCTTCGAGCGGCTCGAAGATGTCGGTAGGAACCCGGAGCAGGACCGTCTGGGCGTCCGCGTCGTGGATGTGGCCCTCCGGGAAGACGGTCAGGACGCCGTTGACGTCGAGCTCATCGACCGGGATGGGGTGGCCTTCCTCGGTGACGAGCCGCACTCCGCGGCCCCAGGCAGTCCGGGCGCGCTCGGGGAACGGGGAGGGGCCCAGCGAGCGGATCGGGAACAGTGACGCCAGTCCGGTCACGCCGACGGCGGCGAAGAGCAGCCGCCCCAGGAGCCGGCGGCGACCGATCTCCTCGAGGCTGTCGTCGTACGTTGCGAGCATCTTCGCCCGCTGGTCGGGGTTGCGCCCCGGGAACGGGCGCTCCTCCTCCTCGGGGCCGTGCGGCATCAGCTTGTGCGCCCAGATCACCGAGCCGATCCCGATCGCGGCGGTCGCGACCGCGAGCGACCCGCCGAGCGCCTGGGTGTACCACCCGGTCTCCGCACCGACGGAGTACACGATCGCGAACGCGATCCCGCCGCCGATTCCGACCACGAAGGCGATGGTCGCGGCGACCGTCGCCACGCGTTGATCGCGTCCGTCCTTCGGTTCGGTCACGTTCTCCTCCCGATCC contains:
- a CDS encoding Rieske 2Fe-2S domain-containing protein, which translates into the protein MTEPKDGRDQRVATVAATIAFVVGIGGGIAFAIVYSVGAETGWYTQALGGSLAVATAAIGIGSVIWAHKLMPHGPEEEERPFPGRNPDQRAKMLATYDDSLEEIGRRRLLGRLLFAAVGVTGLASLFPIRSLGPSPFPERARTAWGRGVRLVTEEGHPIPVDELDVNGVLTVFPEGHIHDADAQTVLLRVPTDIFEPLEGREDWSVDGYVAYSKVCTHNGCPVGLYQVETQQLFCPCHQSAFDVLQGAKPTFGPATRPLPQLPLAVDGQGYLIAGGDYDVPVGPGFWTWPSAARQETG